From a region of the Hymenobacter jejuensis genome:
- a CDS encoding S8/S53 family peptidase: protein MKKLFAVLVLAGLKASSLFGQATVDPALRAALQTTPIAQVIVTFQGDGAPQPAQLALLQQLGITKGISFRALPVAGVLATAAQVNALAQNPQVKSLYINKKLDYYNYDDTNLTGVKRLRTDAQITARNNGTPVSGKGIGVLINDSGVDGTHEDIKFSTHLVQNTLGSTNLNSLDAMLPVTYLEGVPNTDTNSGHGTHCAGIVGGSGARSSGKYEGVAPGASLLGYGSGGALLVLDAIGGFDYALTHQFQYNIRVISNSFGSSGAFDPNDPINVVTKKCYDRGMVVVFAAGNEGPGADTHNPYAIAPWTISVGAGDRNGLLADFSSRGVRGEQGTIVVDGETWTYKNEPVIIAPGVDVVSTRAVAPVSSLGAQTDAAALPPALIPFYTHMSGTSMATPHVAGVVALILEAKPSLSPSQVKDIIQKTATNMPGHETWEVGSGYINAYAAVDKAFRSTDFGSTVNATRRFNSSVNAQTTNIPFTVNYNPVLTTGNQFTFSVAAGTNSLEAKISSTGLLGQTGNLTNLILIDPNGVQYSSGTPVTFTLSTDRSVAVASPVGGTWTLKVDGVRGIALPETVTGKISLLTPSGTTNLADIVGHPAEASIKMAVTNRLVDGLATGFKPDAPLTRIQLADYLLMGQGIKQYFPTDGSRTFSDVAASEILLTESVAAKGAALRDRFNLYNGVMLPTATGKFSPGALVNRASLAYSLVQGLGFQQSALGRNGKAVTVQVDGKTIPVDDAASIPAGLEGYVSIALELNLINAYYTVKQGPYDLFPTVHATFKPSQTVTRADFAVIATRTFPQYNALTQPAAQAVASSTLADKASALLVNETKAYPNPFTGSTTITYNLAQEGPVSVEVYNAMGRKVKTLVTGAEAAGNHQVQFDASGLAKGTYLFKVKTGETVNTQRLVLQ, encoded by the coding sequence GGCAGGCAACCGTAGATCCCGCTTTGCGTGCCGCACTGCAAACCACCCCAATTGCCCAAGTAATCGTCACTTTCCAAGGTGACGGAGCACCGCAGCCTGCCCAACTCGCTTTGTTGCAGCAACTTGGCATTACCAAGGGCATATCGTTTCGGGCACTGCCCGTAGCTGGCGTGTTGGCTACGGCTGCGCAGGTGAATGCGCTGGCCCAAAACCCACAAGTGAAGTCGTTGTATATCAACAAGAAGCTTGATTATTACAACTACGACGATACCAACCTGACCGGCGTGAAGCGCCTGCGGACCGATGCGCAAATCACGGCTCGCAACAACGGTACGCCGGTTTCCGGCAAGGGTATTGGCGTGCTCATCAACGACAGCGGCGTAGACGGAACCCACGAAGACATCAAGTTTAGTACTCATCTGGTACAGAATACATTAGGTTCTACCAACTTAAACTCGCTGGATGCGATGCTTCCGGTGACTTATTTGGAAGGAGTGCCCAATACTGACACCAACTCGGGCCACGGTACGCATTGCGCGGGCATCGTGGGCGGGAGCGGCGCTCGTTCGTCGGGCAAATACGAAGGCGTTGCGCCTGGGGCTTCGCTGCTCGGCTACGGTTCGGGTGGGGCACTGCTCGTGCTGGATGCCATTGGCGGATTCGACTATGCGCTTACGCACCAGTTTCAGTATAACATCCGCGTAATCAGCAACTCCTTCGGGAGCAGCGGAGCGTTTGACCCCAACGACCCCATTAACGTAGTAACCAAAAAGTGCTACGACCGTGGCATGGTGGTGGTATTTGCGGCGGGCAACGAAGGCCCTGGCGCCGATACTCACAACCCGTACGCTATTGCCCCCTGGACCATTTCGGTAGGTGCCGGCGACCGCAACGGGCTGTTGGCTGACTTTTCTTCCCGCGGCGTACGTGGCGAGCAGGGCACTATTGTCGTGGACGGCGAAACCTGGACTTACAAAAACGAGCCCGTCATCATAGCACCGGGCGTGGATGTGGTTTCGACCCGTGCCGTTGCACCCGTTTCCTCTTTAGGAGCCCAAACCGATGCTGCTGCATTACCTCCGGCACTGATTCCGTTCTACACCCACATGAGCGGCACTTCTATGGCTACGCCGCACGTGGCCGGGGTGGTCGCCCTGATTCTGGAAGCCAAACCTTCACTGTCGCCGTCTCAGGTAAAAGATATTATCCAGAAAACCGCTACCAACATGCCCGGCCACGAAACCTGGGAAGTTGGCTCGGGCTACATCAACGCTTATGCCGCTGTAGATAAGGCTTTCCGCTCCACGGATTTTGGCTCGACGGTGAATGCTACCCGCCGCTTCAACAGCAGCGTGAACGCGCAGACTACCAACATTCCGTTTACGGTGAACTACAATCCCGTGCTCACGACGGGCAACCAGTTTACTTTCTCGGTAGCTGCCGGCACCAATAGCCTAGAAGCCAAAATATCTTCTACCGGGTTGCTAGGCCAGACGGGCAACCTCACCAATCTCATTCTGATTGATCCCAACGGCGTGCAGTACAGCTCCGGCACTCCCGTTACGTTCACGCTGAGCACCGACCGCAGTGTGGCAGTAGCGTCGCCCGTTGGCGGCACCTGGACGTTGAAAGTCGACGGTGTGCGCGGGATAGCATTGCCCGAAACAGTGACCGGCAAGATCTCGCTGCTGACGCCCAGCGGCACGACCAACCTCGCTGACATTGTAGGCCACCCGGCCGAAGCTTCCATCAAGATGGCCGTTACCAATCGCCTCGTCGATGGCCTTGCTACCGGCTTCAAGCCCGATGCGCCGCTTACCCGCATTCAGCTGGCCGACTACCTGCTCATGGGCCAGGGCATCAAGCAGTACTTCCCCACCGACGGCTCGCGCACCTTCTCCGACGTGGCCGCCAGCGAAATTCTTCTGACAGAATCTGTTGCTGCTAAGGGTGCTGCTTTGCGCGATCGCTTTAATCTGTACAACGGCGTAATGCTGCCCACCGCGACCGGTAAATTCTCGCCGGGTGCTTTGGTAAACCGTGCTTCCCTGGCTTACTCGCTGGTGCAAGGCCTGGGCTTCCAACAAAGTGCCCTCGGTCGCAACGGCAAAGCGGTAACTGTGCAGGTAGATGGCAAAACCATCCCGGTGGATGACGCAGCCAGCATTCCGGCCGGCCTGGAAGGCTACGTGAGCATCGCGCTGGAGCTGAACCTGATCAATGCGTACTACACCGTTAAGCAAGGGCCATACGATTTGTTTCCCACGGTGCACGCCACCTTCAAGCCGTCACAAACCGTTACCCGTGCCGACTTCGCGGTGATCGCCACTCGTACTTTCCCGCAGTACAACGCCCTGACCCAGCCAGCCGCTCAAGCCGTGGCCAGCAGCACCTTGGCCGATAAAGCTTCGGCTCTTTTGGTCAACGAAACCAAAGCTTACCCGAACCCCTTCACGGGCAGCACTACCATTACCTACAACTTGGCGCAGGAAGGCCCGGTGAGCGTGGAAGTGTATAACGCCATGGGCCGCAAGGTAAAAACCCTAGTAACCGGCGCCGAAGCTGCCGGCAATCACCAAGTGCAGTTCGACGCAAGTGGCTTAGCAAAAGGCACTTACCTGTTTAAGGTAAAAACGGGCGAAACAGTTAATACCCAGCGTCTGGTGCTTCAGTAA
- a CDS encoding alpha-2-macroglobulin — MISSRLLRLPLLVLLALLCACSKSSSDGDAASGSPEGEEISPYQNIVFTFDEPLGQGKVSHWDTVQYVQFEPAVRGKFKWTGDRELTFSPQEPFRPATAFQAAWRPSALAAAKEKSLPKLSRSRFHTPDLRMKDPQVFWSQSRRAAGTAEMRANLLFNYAVRPADVQPLLRITQDGRPVAFEVVNSTQADSVVGVALTQDVRVGEPLKLEIASGLRAIGSDRGTKSPLAAQVAVPDQQTLLVREVTPSLVDGEPIITVLTNQPVSADEITPLIAVQPAVAFSVEALESGFVLKGGFDVDKTYQVSLRSGLRGALGGQLAEPFTQTVSFVDERPTLSFANGDKAMYLDALGARNLGIRVSEIEKVQVTIAKVYANNIQQLLRGGTQYGYPEYNEEDGESDQGEDGEYIDRSFQYYDVENLGNVLSERTYTVSGLPKQQGMRLLNLSFKDLEFTGPLKGLYVVKIQDTERQWLQVSKLVAVTDIGLIVKQGKAGSTLVFANSIRNAKPLSGVEVRFVSSNNQIMGKGVTNREGVAKFDSTAQNGRFRLSMVTALSGNDFTFLDLPRSRVETSRFEVGGLQSNAARYQAFLYGDRDLYRPGDTIRTNTVVRTEDWKSPPANLPVKIRLLLPTGKEYASLRKKLTAAGSFESSFILPPAVMTGLYTLEVLTGNDVLLTSRKISVEEFIPDRLKVTVKAAPAVAKPGQSVSTNIVATNLFGPPAADRKFEVEFSLKEKPFHPKQYADYSFSISSGERRKGNYGNQESTPISDRFEKTVREGTTFTNGSGTAIYEIPDYKDLGTLEGTAFATVFDESGRPVNRLATFEVQTQPVLFGVKNLPELISTKQALPLEFVALTPGGQPITAQAQIQVVRLLWETVIERQGGRYVYNSQKREQPILSQTRSISGSSKLEFTPLYSGEYEVRVSRPGAQTYVASHFYAYGYGDTQSNSFEVNNEGEVTIEADKEKYQPGETANLLLKTPFAGRVLVTVERDRVLDHFYVNTDEKSARVSIPIRGNHVPNIYVTATAIREITDNRLPLTVARGFVPLTVEKPAARLQVALNVPQQSRSQTWQTIEATTAPGANVTLAVVDEGILQMKDYRTPDPYGYFYQKRALEVSAYDVYPFLLPELGTSSSGGDGYDLSRRTTPVPSRRVKLLAKWSGVLRADASGKVRYRVRIPQFSGAVRVMAAAYKDDAFGSAERAMRIADPVVISTSLPRFLSPGDTIDVPVTLTNTTKEKITGTLYIGPKGPIEVLNTPLIEKGTGLGEVSSTTDEVDISSNSERRVVFKLKAKQAFGNSLVRVAFEVHSPTLLKPGHHNKSYHEENELPVRPASPLEKRTGSGIVKGGSGQTLNLKTDFLPSSLRSQLVVSRSPMTEFAKDLRYLLQYPYGCLEQTVSAAFPQLYYGDLAATLGQQGKATRFNPNYNVQEAIRKIESQQLYNGSLSYWPGGDYDNWWATAYAAHFLLEAQRAGFDVNKSVLDKVLRYLQFRNRKRETEPYQYFDANNIARQKTIAKKEIAYGLYVLALAGRQDAVAQNYYKANRQLLAQDSKFLLACTFSLNGNVNSFRNMLPTKFGGETAAARALDGSFYSPIRDEALVLNALLEADPGNSQVTMLTRQLSRQMKQAGWLNTQERAFALLALGKVARQNANSTVTALLLADNKLVGSFTGNNLTINTISNRQISMRTSGVGSLYYFWEMEGISPTNTVREEDAYLKVRRTFLDRNGNAVGAASFKQNDLVVVRITIQAADAAGEVKNVAITDLLPAGLEIENPRIGAVRDLTWAKDAAQPDYLDLRDDRINLFTTVTGTPKNFYYVARAVSKGTFRLGPVSADAMYNAEYHSYNGAGVVRVR, encoded by the coding sequence ATGATTTCCTCCCGATTGCTTCGCCTGCCCCTGCTGGTGCTGTTGGCTTTGCTATGCGCTTGTTCCAAGTCTAGTTCTGATGGCGATGCGGCGTCTGGCTCACCGGAGGGAGAGGAAATTTCGCCGTATCAAAACATCGTTTTCACTTTCGATGAACCGCTGGGCCAAGGCAAAGTAAGTCACTGGGATACTGTGCAGTACGTGCAGTTTGAACCGGCCGTGCGCGGCAAGTTCAAATGGACTGGCGACCGCGAACTGACTTTTTCGCCGCAGGAGCCGTTTCGGCCGGCCACGGCGTTTCAGGCGGCGTGGCGACCTAGCGCGCTAGCTGCAGCAAAAGAAAAAAGCCTGCCGAAGCTCAGCCGCAGCCGCTTCCATACGCCCGATCTGCGCATGAAAGATCCGCAGGTGTTCTGGAGCCAGAGCCGGCGGGCGGCAGGCACGGCCGAAATGCGCGCCAACCTGCTGTTCAACTACGCTGTGCGCCCCGCCGACGTGCAACCGCTCTTGCGCATTACGCAGGACGGGCGGCCAGTGGCGTTCGAGGTGGTCAATTCCACGCAAGCCGACAGCGTTGTAGGCGTGGCTCTGACGCAAGATGTGCGCGTGGGCGAACCCCTAAAGCTCGAAATTGCCTCTGGCCTGCGCGCTATTGGCAGCGACCGCGGCACCAAGTCACCGTTGGCGGCCCAAGTAGCGGTGCCCGATCAACAGACCTTGCTGGTGCGCGAAGTAACGCCCTCGCTTGTGGATGGCGAGCCAATCATCACGGTGCTTACCAACCAGCCGGTGTCAGCCGACGAAATCACGCCGTTGATTGCGGTGCAGCCAGCCGTGGCGTTTTCGGTGGAAGCCTTGGAAAGCGGCTTTGTGCTGAAAGGTGGCTTCGATGTGGATAAGACCTACCAAGTAAGCCTACGCAGCGGTTTGCGCGGCGCCCTGGGCGGTCAGCTGGCCGAGCCGTTTACCCAAACCGTGTCTTTCGTTGATGAGCGGCCCACGCTCTCCTTTGCCAACGGCGACAAGGCCATGTACCTCGACGCGCTGGGCGCTCGCAACCTCGGCATTCGGGTTTCGGAGATTGAAAAGGTGCAGGTGACGATCGCGAAAGTGTACGCCAACAACATCCAGCAGCTTTTGCGCGGCGGCACCCAGTATGGCTACCCCGAGTACAACGAAGAGGATGGCGAGTCCGACCAAGGCGAAGACGGCGAATACATCGACCGCTCCTTCCAGTATTACGACGTCGAAAACCTCGGCAACGTGCTCTCTGAGCGCACTTACACGGTATCGGGCTTGCCCAAGCAACAGGGAATGAGGCTCTTGAATCTGAGCTTTAAAGACCTTGAATTCACGGGGCCGCTCAAAGGGCTGTACGTGGTGAAAATACAGGACACCGAGCGGCAATGGCTGCAAGTGTCGAAGCTGGTGGCCGTAACGGACATCGGGCTGATTGTGAAGCAGGGCAAGGCCGGCAGTACGCTGGTATTTGCCAACTCCATCCGCAACGCCAAGCCGCTTTCGGGCGTGGAGGTGCGGTTTGTGAGCTCCAACAACCAGATCATGGGCAAGGGCGTCACCAACCGCGAGGGCGTGGCCAAGTTCGACAGCACCGCCCAGAACGGCCGCTTCCGCCTGAGCATGGTTACAGCCCTGAGCGGCAACGACTTCACCTTCCTCGACTTACCGCGCAGCCGCGTCGAAACGTCGCGCTTTGAGGTGGGCGGCCTGCAAAGCAACGCGGCGCGCTACCAAGCCTTTCTGTACGGCGACCGCGACCTCTACCGCCCCGGCGATACCATCCGGACCAACACCGTGGTGCGCACCGAAGACTGGAAAAGTCCGCCCGCCAATCTGCCGGTGAAAATCCGGTTGCTGCTGCCCACGGGCAAGGAATACGCGAGCCTGCGCAAGAAGCTCACAGCGGCGGGCTCGTTCGAATCGAGCTTTATTCTGCCCCCGGCCGTGATGACGGGCCTCTACACGCTGGAAGTGCTCACCGGCAACGACGTGCTGCTCACCTCCCGCAAAATCAGCGTGGAAGAGTTTATCCCCGACCGCCTGAAAGTGACCGTAAAGGCCGCGCCCGCCGTGGCAAAGCCCGGCCAAAGCGTTTCTACTAATATCGTGGCTACCAACCTCTTCGGGCCACCGGCTGCCGATCGCAAGTTTGAAGTAGAGTTCTCGCTGAAAGAAAAGCCCTTCCACCCCAAGCAGTACGCCGACTACAGCTTTAGCATCAGCAGCGGCGAGCGCCGCAAGGGCAATTACGGCAACCAAGAATCAACGCCGATCTCGGACCGCTTCGAGAAAACCGTGCGCGAAGGCACCACTTTCACAAATGGCTCTGGCACTGCCATTTACGAAATACCGGATTACAAAGACCTTGGTACGCTGGAAGGCACCGCGTTCGCGACGGTGTTCGACGAAAGCGGCCGGCCAGTAAACCGCCTCGCCACCTTTGAGGTGCAGACGCAACCGGTACTGTTCGGCGTGAAAAACTTACCGGAGCTCATCAGCACGAAACAGGCGCTGCCGCTGGAGTTTGTGGCCCTCACGCCCGGCGGCCAGCCGATTACCGCGCAGGCCCAAATCCAGGTGGTGCGGCTGCTGTGGGAAACGGTGATTGAGCGCCAGGGTGGCCGCTACGTGTACAATTCGCAGAAGCGCGAGCAGCCGATTTTGAGCCAAACGCGCTCGATTAGCGGCAGTAGTAAGTTGGAATTCACGCCATTGTATTCGGGTGAGTACGAGGTGCGCGTGTCGCGGCCGGGCGCGCAGACCTACGTGGCCAGCCATTTTTACGCTTACGGCTACGGCGATACGCAGAGCAACTCCTTCGAAGTCAACAACGAAGGCGAGGTGACTATTGAGGCCGACAAGGAGAAATACCAGCCCGGCGAAACGGCCAATCTGCTGCTGAAAACGCCCTTCGCCGGCCGCGTGCTCGTGACCGTGGAGCGCGACCGCGTGCTGGACCATTTCTACGTGAACACCGACGAGAAATCGGCCCGCGTCAGCATCCCGATTCGGGGCAATCACGTGCCGAATATCTACGTCACGGCCACCGCCATCCGCGAAATCACCGACAACCGCCTGCCGCTCACCGTGGCCCGCGGCTTCGTGCCCCTGACGGTAGAAAAGCCCGCCGCCCGCCTGCAAGTGGCGCTCAACGTGCCCCAGCAAAGCCGCTCGCAAACCTGGCAAACCATTGAGGCGACCACCGCGCCCGGCGCCAACGTGACGCTGGCCGTGGTAGACGAAGGCATCCTGCAAATGAAGGATTACCGCACGCCCGACCCCTACGGCTATTTCTACCAGAAGCGCGCCCTGGAAGTCTCGGCTTACGACGTATATCCGTTCCTGCTGCCCGAACTCGGCACCAGCAGCTCCGGCGGCGACGGCTACGACCTTTCGCGCCGCACTACGCCCGTGCCTTCGCGCCGCGTGAAGCTGCTGGCCAAATGGAGCGGCGTGCTCCGCGCCGACGCCAGCGGCAAAGTGCGCTACCGCGTGCGCATTCCGCAATTCTCTGGTGCAGTGCGTGTTATGGCCGCCGCCTACAAAGACGACGCCTTTGGCTCCGCCGAACGCGCCATGCGCATCGCCGATCCGGTGGTCATCAGCACCAGCCTCCCCCGCTTCCTAAGCCCCGGCGACACGATTGACGTGCCAGTGACGCTGACGAATACGACAAAGGAAAAAATAACTGGCACTTTGTATATTGGTCCTAAAGGGCCCATTGAAGTGTTAAATACTCCTTTGATAGAGAAAGGAACTGGCCTTGGAGAAGTCAGCTCTACTACCGATGAAGTTGACATTTCAAGCAATAGCGAGAGGCGAGTTGTGTTTAAGTTGAAGGCCAAACAAGCCTTCGGGAATAGCCTAGTGAGAGTAGCTTTTGAAGTGCACAGTCCAACTCTTCTCAAGCCGGGACATCACAACAAATCCTACCACGAGGAAAATGAACTCCCAGTCCGACCCGCTTCGCCGCTAGAAAAGCGCACCGGCTCCGGCATCGTAAAAGGCGGCAGTGGGCAAACGCTGAACCTGAAAACCGACTTCCTGCCTTCGTCGCTGCGGAGCCAGCTGGTGGTGAGCCGCTCGCCGATGACGGAGTTTGCCAAAGACCTGCGCTACCTGCTGCAATACCCGTACGGCTGCCTGGAGCAAACCGTGTCGGCGGCGTTTCCGCAGCTGTATTACGGCGATCTGGCGGCTACGCTGGGGCAGCAAGGCAAGGCCACGCGCTTCAACCCCAACTACAACGTGCAGGAAGCCATCCGCAAAATCGAGTCGCAGCAACTCTACAACGGCTCGCTCAGCTACTGGCCCGGCGGCGACTACGACAACTGGTGGGCCACGGCCTACGCCGCGCACTTCCTGCTGGAAGCCCAGCGCGCCGGTTTCGACGTGAATAAGTCGGTGCTGGACAAGGTGTTGCGCTACCTGCAATTCCGCAACCGCAAGCGCGAAACCGAGCCCTACCAGTACTTCGACGCCAACAACATCGCGCGCCAGAAAACCATCGCCAAAAAGGAAATTGCCTACGGCCTGTACGTGCTCGCGCTGGCCGGACGCCAGGATGCCGTGGCGCAGAACTACTACAAAGCCAACCGCCAGCTGCTGGCTCAGGATTCTAAGTTCCTGCTGGCTTGCACGTTCTCGCTCAACGGCAACGTGAATAGCTTCCGCAATATGCTGCCCACCAAGTTCGGCGGCGAAACCGCGGCGGCCCGCGCCCTGGATGGCTCATTCTACTCGCCCATTCGCGATGAAGCCTTGGTGCTGAACGCCTTGCTGGAAGCCGACCCCGGCAACTCGCAAGTAACCATGCTCACACGCCAGCTCAGCCGGCAAATGAAGCAGGCTGGCTGGCTGAATACCCAGGAACGGGCCTTTGCCTTGCTGGCCTTGGGCAAAGTAGCCCGCCAGAACGCCAACAGCACCGTAACCGCCTTGCTACTAGCTGATAACAAGCTGGTTGGCAGCTTCACAGGTAACAACTTGACTATCAACACGATATCAAATAGACAAATTTCTATGCGCACCAGTGGCGTGGGCAGCCTCTATTATTTCTGGGAGATGGAAGGCATTTCGCCCACCAACACCGTGCGCGAAGAAGACGCCTATCTGAAAGTGCGGCGCACGTTTTTGGACCGGAATGGCAATGCCGTAGGTGCTGCTTCTTTCAAGCAAAATGATTTGGTGGTAGTCCGCATCACGATTCAGGCAGCGGACGCAGCCGGCGAGGTTAAAAACGTGGCCATCACCGACTTGCTGCCCGCGGGGCTGGAAATTGAAAACCCACGCATCGGCGCCGTCCGCGACCTGACCTGGGCCAAGGACGCCGCCCAACCCGATTACCTCGACCTGCGTGACGACCGCATCAATCTGTTCACCACCGTCACGGGCACACCGAAGAATTTCTACTACGTCGCGCGGGCCGTATCAAAGGGCACCTTCCGCCTAGGCCCCGTAAGCGCCGACGCGATGTACAACGCTGAGTATCACAGCTACAATGGCGCTGGCGTAGTGCGGGTACGCTAG